From the Glandiceps talaboti chromosome 12, keGlaTala1.1, whole genome shotgun sequence genome, one window contains:
- the LOC144443063 gene encoding dynein light chain Tctex-type protein 2B-like — MSERRVSVTTIRRSVPPDPKDVDGSVPETVTEEGDTVLKSRSPAMALNAFRKASRSISLLGFAGKMMSGRDKPNKPKLNLENTYKMVPGDYQRFSASRVERMLNNVLNTHLVGKTYDAKTATTLTINIAEVVKHKTKLMGFERHKIIADVVIGNVADQGAEISSRCLWDAKTDGFASTYFRNGTLFAVATVYAIYFE, encoded by the coding sequence ATGAGCGAAAGACGAGTGTCCGTGACTACCATTCGACGTTCCGTCCCACCGGACCCTAAAGATGTCGACGGGTCAGTTCCTGAGACTGTCACAGAAGAAGGAGATACGGTCCTTAAAAGTCGTTCTCCAGCCATGGCTTTGAACGCTTTCCGTAAAGCATCTAGGTCCATATCTTTGCTTGGATTTGCTGGAAAGATGATGTCAGGTCGGGACAAGCCTAACAAACCAAAGTTGAATCTCGAAAATACGTATAAAATGGTACCGGGTGACTACCAACGTTTTAGTGCATCTCGAGTGGAAAGAATGTTAAATAACGTCCTAAACACACACCTAGTTGGGAAAACGTACGACGCAAAGACAGCTACAACATTAACGATTAACATTGCTGAGGTTGTGAAACACAAGACAAAACTCATGGGATTCGAACGTCACAAAATAATTGCCGATGTTGTCATTGGAAACGTCGCCGATCAAGGAGCAGAGATTTCTAGTCGATGTCTTTGGGATGCAAAAACCGATGGCTTCGCATCAACATATTTCAGAAACGGGACGCTCTTTGCCGTGGCAACCGTCTATGCAATATATTTTgagtaa
- the LOC144443217 gene encoding kelch-like protein 24, with translation MSSLLGPLPLPVSPGQPTSALRPNNFDFHQPVHSSDVLEELYEMRSNNLFTDVTLHIENTDFECHRNILAATSSYFMSMFSTDLKEKRENVITIKNIKAQSMSLILQYAYTSRIQITEQNVQALLEAADLFQIIPIRDACADFLESQIDVHNCLGIYCFADRHSCTKLSDEAWQFALEYFPEVCKHNEILLLPKDDVLDYLSCDELHIEKEETVFETMIRWVSHDSMKREKYLSELLEQLRINLLSSTFLLEVILQNSYVVKSDVFDKFMKATKKYRTLKSDLITPQSQRARLQSTVVIVGGVGVANGKIADVNCYDPTNQMWSTLTKLPKHSDSAYSVTSLGNDIYVTGLQGKVSMYSIKRDKWFESAPMNQPRHRHASTSLDGYVYVVGGYDGSARLTSVERFDPKNNKWEEVKPLLDAVSSPAIVTCGGNVYVLGGSVSNEVATEKVQCYNPTTDTWKLVASMPHALSCISAVVLKGFIYVVGCLSTIVHCYNPDTDSWRQVECMNYKRASCAATVCNGKLYVTGGENQPNSPIDSMECYDPVSDSWTVLPKLLYPVKLQGSVTVSRKTTSL, from the exons ATGTCGTCCTTACTAGGGCCATTGCCCTTACCGGTATCACCTGGACAACCAACATCAGCACTCCGACCAAACAATTTTGACTTCCATCAACCAGTCCATTCTAGTGATGTTTTAGAAGAACTTTATGAAATGAGGTCAAACAATCTCTTCACTGATGTGACGCTGCATATAGAGAACACAGACTTTGAGTGTCATCGAAATATTTTAGCTGCAACAAGTAGCTATTTCATGTCCATGTTTTCAACAGATCTGAAggaaaaaagagaaaatgtaATTACAATCAAGAACATCAAAGCACAGAGTATGAGTTTGATTCTCCAATATGCatacacatcaagaatacagaTAACAGAACAGAATGTGCAAGCACTACTGGAAGCTGCTGATTTATTCCAGATTATCCCAATCCGGGATGCATGTGCGGATTTCCTGGAAAGCCAGATTGATGTTCATAACTGTCTTGGCATATACTGTTTTGCTGACCGTCATTCCTGTACTAAACTAAGTGACGAAGCCTGGCAGTTTGCTCTTGAATACTTTCCTGAAGTGTGTAAACATAATGAAATCTTACTGTTACCAAAGGATGATGTGTTAGACTATTTATCATGTGATGAATTACACATTGAGAAAGAAGAAACCGTCTTTGAAACTATGATTCGATGGGTTTCTCATGACTCTATGAAGAGAGAAAAATATCTCTCAGAACTTCTAGAACAACTACGCATCAATCTCCTGTCTTCAACATTCTTACTAGAAGTGATTCTACAAAACAGCTATGTGGTGAAATCTGATGTCTTTGATAAATTCATGAAAGCCACCAAGAAATACCGAACTCTAAAAAGTGATCTTATAACACCACAAAGTCAACGTGCACGGTTACAAAGTACTGTTGTTATTGTTGGCGGAGTGGGAGTTGCCAATGGTAAAATCGCAGATGTTAATTGTTATGATCCAACAAATCAGATGTGGTCAACACTGACGAAATTACCCAAACATAGCGACAGTGCATACAGCGTTACATCACTCGGCAATGATATCTATGTAACTGGCTTGCAAGGCAAGGTATCCATGTACAGTATCAAACGAGACAAGTGGTTTGAGTCAGCACCTATGAACCAGCCAAGACACCGACATGCATCAACATCACTAGATGGTTATGTCTATGTAGTAGGTGGATATGATGGATCAGCTAGGTTAACCAGTGTGGAAAGATTTGAtccaaaaaataacaaatgggAAGAG GTGAAACCTTTACTAGATGCTGTGAGTTCACCAGCCATTGTAACCTGTGGAGGCAATGTGTATGTGCTAGGTGGTTCAGTGTCAAATGAGGTCGCAACAGAGAAAGTACAATGCTACAATCCTACAACAGATACATGGAAACTTGTGGCATCAATGCCACATGCGTTGTCCTGCATCTCAGCAGTTGTCTTGAAAGGCTTCATCTATGTGGTTGGATGTTTGTCTACAATAGTACATTGTTACAATCCTGATACTGACAGCTGGCGACAAGTTGAATGCATGAATTATAAACGTGCAAGTTGTGCTGCCACGGTATGTAATGGTAAACTGTATGTAACAGGAGGTGAGAACCAACCTAACTCACCAATAGACAGCATGGAGTGTTATGATCCGGTATCAGATTCATGGACTGTCTTACCTAAACTGCTGTATCCCGTCAAATTACAGGGATCTGTGACTGTCAGTAGAAAAACAACTTCACTCTAA